In Schistocerca serialis cubense isolate TAMUIC-IGC-003099 chromosome 8, iqSchSeri2.2, whole genome shotgun sequence, one genomic interval encodes:
- the LOC126416662 gene encoding transmembrane protein 234 homolog isoform X2: MGGTTSSVMSLVVAAILWGCTNPFIKKGSSGVEDISEKSSTKKFFKEVKFLLSNWKYMTPFLLNQSGSLFYFLALQNTGNACCWATGGGRWLHGIRLASGLTTTSAGLEYGWTRIVYRWIGEGTLL; this comes from the exons ATGGGTGGGACAACAT CATCTGTAATGAGCCTTGTGGTTGCGGCTATTCTATGGGGCTGCACTAATCCATTCATCAAAAAAGGAAGTTCAGGGGTAGAGGACATTAGTGAAAAATCTTCTACCAAAAAGTTTTTTAAAGAAGTTAAATTCCTATTGAGTAATTGGAAG TACATGACACCTTTCCTTTTAAACCAGAGTGGTTCACTGTTTTACTTTTTGGCTCTTCAAAATACAG GAAATGCTTGTTGCTGGGCTACAGGAGGCGGCAGGTGGCTGCATGGGATACGCCTTGCATCTGGGTTGACAACAACGAGTGCTGGGTTGGAATATGGATGGACAAGGATAGTCTATAGGTGGATCGGTGAAGGGACACTGCTTTAG